The nucleotide sequence tacaaaaattccAGATTTCAGAAGCAATGCTTTGAGGTTCATTTGCAGTAGCTACGGATGGCTTCACGAAACGGGAGCCTCCTCAGAATAGCCTTCTGCATCTATCAGCTGCTCTAGTGTATGCAATTGACTCACCAGTTCTGCAAAACAAGGCACACCTCCGATTCTGTTCCTTCCCCAGTCCTttcttacaaataataaaatgattgatTGCTTAGTGTTAATCTCTTTATGAAACTTCACAGAGTAATCCTATCACTTGCCTGTTATGCAGAAATCAGCTGAAACGCATTAGGAGCAttagcatttttttcctccatgaaaTTGCTAGAGCACAAGGACAAACAGGcccccttctcctgcctccttttCTCCAACAACCCCTGACAGAACACCCTACACCCAGATTCCTCTCTTTCCATGGTAAGGCTGATGGAGGCCTAGAAGCACATTTGGTATGCCCACTCCCTCTTCCCTTTTTGTCAGTCAAAATGCCAGTGAAATGGGAGTCAATACTTATTTgattcatgttcttttttttttttcttttttaaagcacgAATAACAtttctttccaaataaatatacagttctataaaaaatataaaaaggtacTATAATCTTGGTCACTGTCCAGCAGAAACATGTTTGATTGTTTTTAGAGTCAGAAGTCAACACCACccataaaaatatgttctttaagCCAGGTTTTAGAACACTTTGAAACATAGAAAATTCCTTATTCTACAAACAAGTCATTTTAGAGATACTCTAAATATGCCAGTGATTAATGTCTAATTCATATCCAGGATTCAAGGCTATTGCGGTGAGCTAGACTAAGAATACCAAGAACACAAAATTGTATTGATACACAAACAGTATGTAAATTACTTTGTCACATTACAAAAATACATCAGGTTTTATCTGTGGTTTTCATCGGTTAATAAGTTAGTTGCCGTAAAAAATATCTATAGCTCAGGCGTTTCTCTTGATTCAAGTGTGAAAGGCACAGCAGTCCCACGTCTTAGGGGCACCCACCGCAGCCACATCACCGCGCTGTGACAGATGCAGTCCGCAGCGTTCCCAATATTTTGTCCCAGTGTGTAAAGTACGGAGCGAAGTTGCAGTTAAAGTGAGAGTGATGCAGGTCGTGGTGCACCACACCCCCGTACCACCCGAACGGCACCAGTCTGTGAGTGGACCAAGGGAAGTTGTAGCCGGAGTGGTCCTCCACGGACAGCCAGATGTTGACCACGTGGAAGGTCAGGGAGGTGAGCGGATGGCACCCGAGCAGCGTGACGTTCATCATGTCGAAGAAGCCCAAAGAAAACAGTTCCCAGACGCTCATATACTGCGTGGCCAGCGCGAACGAGGACGGGTTCTGGTGGTGCACCTTGTGGAAGGTGCGGTACAGCCAGGGCACCTTGTGGTGCAGCAGGTGCCACACGAAGAACTCCGTGTCGAAGAGTAGCAGGCAGAACACGATGTGgtgcagcagcaggagcagctcGGGGGCTTCGTGGGGCAGGAGGGCTGGCCTGCTGGCCCAATGCAGCAGCGTCACGGGGAACACAAACATCACATGCTGGTAGAGGGTCTGCCCCAGGCAGGGTAGCAGCTGCCTCGCGGACGGCGAGAAGTCGGGGTGGATCTTGTAGCGCCGCAGGGCGGGCACCCAGGAGCACAGGATGTCCAGGACCACGAAGGGCAGGCAAAAGGCCACGTATGTGGTGATGGAGAAGATGACCGGGAAGAAGGGCGACTGTATGAGGgcctcccagctcctcaggtgGTCCCACAGGGGCTGCAGGAACAGCTGCTCGGAGCTGCAAAGGACCTGGGGGTCGGAGGAGTTCTGGTAGCTCATGACGAGGCTGTGCAGGCAGCTGCGGCTGCTGCTCTCTTCCCACCGACTTTTCACAGGACTCGCGGCCCCGCCCCAAGTGATGTCAGCTGCCTTTCCATGCCTTTCCCGGCGATACGAAGCTTGAATAAGAAAgcagccaggcagagtggctcttGATTGCTGTAAATGTGCTCATCTATAACGGCATCTTATCGGGTTTTAAATGTGCGT is from Macaca fascicularis isolate 582-1 chromosome 9, T2T-MFA8v1.1 and encodes:
- the CH25H gene encoding cholesterol 25-hydroxylase — protein: MSYQNSSDPQVLCSSEQLFLQPLWDHLRSWEALIQSPFFPVIFSITTYVAFCLPFVVLDILCSWVPALRRYKIHPDFSPSARQLLPCLGQTLYQHVMFVFPVTLLHWASRPALLPHEAPELLLLLHHIVFCLLLFDTEFFVWHLLHHKVPWLYRTFHKVHHQNPSSFALATQYMSVWELFSLGFFDMMNVTLLGCHPLTSLTFHVVNIWLSVEDHSGYNFPWSTHRLVPFGWYGGVVHHDLHHSHFNCNFAPYFTHWDKILGTLRTASVTAR